One window from the genome of Montipora foliosa isolate CH-2021 chromosome 5, ASM3666993v2, whole genome shotgun sequence encodes:
- the LOC138003075 gene encoding protein zwilch homolog: protein MEDFVEDVNSLTKFLTNLTSDFRDKVVESKFQTIDSLHEFSICGIPPKTWHPLRRIVGKSPTGFFVVGKSSQNLSDNCRSETGSQLARNKVERVPVGTPLSQEVFYLTKSEPLQSYTGVSKDDESQVRGCVIEWLASKEHIQPTTLQEARYFLSLYANALRGSLQPTEVWVFVDGNNDQEISYLAMVPERSPKLSNNDTNTSVRNAMRHVIYTSRKEPITKKEDFPQLSSFMQHHSSSLSTALVETHGYALHEIMGSSCFENQECERSTIAVELTWNGVTSLLQPHPHSCDGVIHIKSIPGSVHLATYSLYLELVKVEQFSLILKNQEYTWPAPSGVDANPVSTQMDAFFAKLSASNLFSPSIKEEAEDENDGEPTFADATMAHLTTQEFSRNDLDFTERLWLLLKDCVDENDLIDSLEMCTLALFKGKCQPVVHSSNITSLAMFIRDLLQFETNEDKKKLQNRAKEFLDLNSAIECLIEIGTEKLARDYTQYFIHEELATMGQLSSYLTNDVPLPTRVSNIKKLHQTLELIVTTKSVTRLEHENLRWLAQSALSYYQSHPDSQQPVFSLSLPAFGSTAGGSVKSLCGASNPAVWCAAIISKTKTTSHTTIVQLSMSQPANTSRCEKGSPSYDDTQLNDDDFDPDKQKFEYFLSCAKQVVMPVIA from the coding sequence ATGGAGGATTTTGTTGAAGATGTCAACTCTTTGACaaaatttttgacaaatttgacCAGCGACTTCCGAGATAAAGTCGTGGAATCGAAGTTCCAAACCATTGACTCACTACACGAGTTTTCCATTTGTGGAATCCCACCCAAAACATGGCATCCTTTGCGAAGGATTGTCGGCAAAAGTCCAACTGGATTTTTTGTGGTTGGCAAGTCTTCCCAGAATCTGTCCGATAATTGCCGGAGTGAGACAGGTTCGCAGTTGGCAAGGAACAAAGTCGAAAGGGTTCCAGTTGGTACTCCGCTTTCTCAAGAAGTGTTTTATCTCACAAAAAGCGAGCCTTTACAATCTTACACTGGTGTAAGCAAGGATGATGAAAGTCAGGTTAGAGGCTGTGTGATCGAATGGTTGGCATCAAAGGAACATATACAGCCTACTACCCTTCAAGAAGCCAGGTATTTCCTCTCGCTCTATGCTAATGCCCTGAGAGGTTCTTTGCAGCCTACAGAAGTGTGGGTTTTTGTGGATGGAAATAACGATCAAGAAATTTCGTACCTAGCAATGGTTCCTGAAAGAAGTCCAAAATTGTCAAACAACGACACGAACACTTCTGTCAGAAATGCTATGAGGCATGTTATCTACACAAGTAGAAAAGAGCCCATAACGAAAAAAGAAGATTTTCCACAGCTGAGTTCATTCATGCAGCACCACTCATCAAGTTTGTCGACTGCTCTTGTTGAAACACATGGCTATGCTCTGCACGAAATCATGGGCTCATCATGTTTTGAAAACCAAGAGTGTGAAAGGAGCACAATTGCTGTGGAGTTGACATGGAATGGAGTCACCTCTCTTCTTCAGCCTCATCCACATTCGTGTGACGGTGTTATCCACATAAAGAGTATTCCAGGCAGTGTGCATCTGGCCACATATTCCCTGTACCTGGAATTGGTAAAAGTTGAGCAGTTCTCtctgattttaaaaaaccaAGAATACACATGGCCTGCACCTTCTGGTGTCGATGCAAACCCGGTTTCAACTCAGATGGATGCATTCTTTGCCAAGTTAAGTGCCAGCAACCTGTTTTCCCCAAGTATTAAAGAAGAGGCAGAAGATGAAAATGATGGCGAACCCACATTTGCTGATGCTACAATGGCTCATTTAACAACACAAGAGTTTTCTCGAAACGACTTGGACTTCACTGAAAGACTGTGGCTCTTGCTGAAGGACTGTGTTGATGAAAATGACCTCATTGACTCACTGGAAATGTGCACTTTAGCTTTGTTTAAAGGAAAATGTCAACCAGTGGTCCACAGTTCCAACATCACATCTCTGGCTATGTTTATCAGAGATCTTCTGCAATTTGAAACAAACGAGGACAAGAAGAAGCTTCAGAACAGGGCCAAGGAGTTTCTTGACCTCAATTCTGCCATTGAATGCTTGATAGAAATCGGCACAGAGAAGCTTGCACGGGATTACACCCAGTATTTTATACACGAGGAACTTGCTACCATGGGGCAGTTATCTAGCTATCTTACTAATGATGTTCCACTTCCCACTAGAGTCTCAAATATCAAGAAACTTCATCAAACACTGGAGCTTATTGTAACAACCAAATCAGTGACCAGATTAGAGCATGAAAATTTGCGATGGCTGGCCCAAAGTGCCCTATCTTACTATCAATCACATCCTGACAGTCAACAGCCTGTGTTCTCTCTGTCACTGCCAGCATTCGGATCCACCGCTGGAGGTTCAGTCAAGAGTCTCTGTGGTGCGTCAAATCCTGCCGTTTGGTGTGCTGCTATTATATCTAAGACAAAAACAACCAGTCACACCACTATTGTGCAGTTAAGTATGAGCCAACCAGCAAACACAAGTCGTTGTGAAAAGGGAAGTCCTTCGTATGATGATACTCAGCTGAATGATGATGACTTTGATCCAGACAAACAAAAATTTGAGTATTTTCTTTCCTGTGCAAAACAAGTGGTTATGCCTGTTATTGCATGA
- the LOC138002523 gene encoding neurofilament heavy polypeptide-like codes for MPNIVAMVTLFWRRSTSSQQSTPRKQSNSSNQSTRSKRSTSSNLSTPSKQRTSSKQSTSSKQSTLRNQSTSSKQSTSSKQRTSSKAPGASKAPQARKAPEANKAPGASKASQASKAPEASKEPQASKAHEASKEPQARIAPEANKAPGASKASQASKAPEASKAPQASKAPEASKEPHANKAPEASKAPEASKAPQASKAPEASKEPHANKAPEASKAPEASKAPQASKERQAKHPEQAKHLKQAKHTKQAKNLKQGKHPKQTKHPEQAKLLKQAKHPKQAKHLKQAKHPKQAKNLMQTKHPKQAKHPKQAKHPKQAKHLKQAKHLKQAKHPKQAKHLNQAKHLKQAKHLKQAKHLNQAKHLKQAKHPKQAKHPKQAKHLKQAKHPKQAKNLKQAKHLKQAKHLKQAKHPKQAKHLNQAKHLKQAKHPKQAKHPKQAKHLKQAKHPKQAKNLKQAKHLKQAKHLKQAKHPKQAKHLNQAKHLKQAKHPKQAKHFKQAKHLKQQAKHLKQAKHLKQAKHPKEAKHLNQAKHLKQAKHPKQAKHPKQAKHPKQAKNLKQAKHPKQAKNFKHAKHLKQAKHLKQAKHPKQAKHPKQAKNFKQAKHPKQAKHLNQAKHLKQAKHPKQAKHFKQAKHLNKAPEASKAPQASKAPQASKESQASKAPQASKELQACKAPQASKAPQASKAPEASKAPEASKELQASKAPQASKAPQPSKAP; via the exons atgcctaatatcgttgccatggtaacgttattttggag GCGAAGCACCTCAAGCCAGCAAAGCACCCCAAGAAAGCAAAGCAACTCAAGCAATCAAAGCACCCGAAGCAAGCgtagcacctcaagcaaccttagcaccccaagcaagcaaagaacctcaagcaagcaaagcacctcaagcaagcaaagcaccctaAGGAatcaaagcacctcaagcaagcaaagcacctcaagcaagcaaagaacGTCAAGCAAAGCACCCGGAGCAAGCAAGGCACCTCAAGCAAGGAAAGCACCCGAAGCAAACAAAGCACCCGGAGCAAGCAAAGCttctcaagcaagcaaagcacccgaAGCAAGCAAAgaacctcaagcaagcaaagcacacGAAGCAAGCAAAGAACCTCAAGCAAGGATAGCACCCGAAGCAAACAAAGCACCCGGAGCAAGCAAAGCttctcaagcaagcaaagcacccgaagcaagcaaagcacctcaagcaagcaaagcacccgaAGCAAGCAAAGAACCTCATGCAAACAAAGCACccgaagcaagcaaagcacccgaagcaagcaaagcacctcaagcaagcaaagcacccgaAGCAAGCAAAGAACCTCATGCAAACAAAGCACccgaagcaagcaaagcacccgaagcaagcaaagcacctcaagcaagcaaagaacGTCAAGCAAAGCACCCggagcaagcaaagcacctcaagcaagcaaagcacacGAAGCAAGCAAAGAACCTCAAGCAAGGAAAGCACCCGAAGCAAACAAAGCACCCGGAGCAAGCAAAGCttctcaagcaagcaaagcacccgaagcaagcaaagcacctcaagcaagcaaagcacccgaAGCAAGCAAAGAACCTCATGCAAACAAAGCACccgaagcaagcaaagcacccaaagcaagcaaagcaccccaagcaagcaaagcaccttaagcaagcaaagcaccttaagcaagcaaagcaccccaagcaagcaaagcacctcaaccAAGCAAAGCACcttaagcaagcaaagcacctgaagcaagcaaagcacctcaaccAAGCAAAGCACcttaagcaagcaaagcacccgaagcaagcaaagcacccgaagcaagcaaagcacctcaagcaagcaaagcacccgaAGCAAGCAAAgaacctcaagcaagcaaagcacctcaagcaagcaaagcacctcaagcaagcaaagcaccccaagcaagcaaagcacctcaaccAAGCAAAGCACcttaagcaagcaaagcacccgaagcaagcaaagcacccgaagcaagcaaagcacctcaagcaagcaaagcacccgaAGCAAGCAAAgaacctcaagcaagcaaagcacctcaagcaagcaaagcacctcaagcaagcaaagcaccccaagcaagcaaagcacctcaaccAAGCAAAGCACcttaagcaagcaaagcacccgaagcaagcaaagcacttcaagcaagcaaagcacctcaagcaa caagcaaagcacctcaagcaagcaaagcacctcaagcaagcaaagcaccccaaggaagcaaagcacctcaaccAAGCAAAGCACcttaagcaagcaaagcacccgaagcaagcaaagcaccccaagcaagcaaagcaccccaagcaagcaaagaatctcaagcaagcaaagcaccccaagcaagcaAAGAACTTCAAGCatgcaaagcacctcaagcaagcaaagcacctcaagcaagcaaagcacccgaagcaagcaaagcacccgaAGCAAGCAAAGAActtcaagcaagcaaagcaccccaagcaagcaaagcacctcaaccAAGCAAAGCACcttaagcaagcaaagcacccgaagcaagcaaagcacttcaagcaagcaaagcacctcaa caaagcacccgaagcaagcaaagcaccccaagcaagcaaagcaccccaagcaagcaaagaatctcaagcaagcaaagcaccccaagcaagcaAAGAACTTCAAGCatgcaaagcacctcaagcaagcaaagcacctcaagcaagcaaagcacccgaagcaagcaaagcacccgaAGCAAGCAAAGAActtcaagcaagcaaagcaccccaagcaagcaaagcacctcaaccAAGCAAAGCACcttaa
- the LOC138003839 gene encoding myosin-6-like, with the protein MSNQLKTQKMAMKRSASYNGFSFGFPCRNDDLKLNEVALEGTSAFFGEWNAVNRHCHSLIRSPNHVVDCPISNGFAHEFHGLENPDISLTELSDASGGSDSVWQEELLRLRRQEATFEKDRAKLDEEIKTLRMKLELEEDLRRNDKECMDILRGHISSLEGKLQCSEKKIRELEHERQRLEVSSVLTTTSTREFALVKARLDASKATIQALETDLKVIKGERSQLQRQRKESQDLVIKMEHQLNNANKELQRRENRINELVEERRSLEDYQLKARSLQRKDQKSSYALQTQIVNLQEKLEISERASEELGREKVNLLDKIKQLENTVKELQGSYRSKLEHAIERLKTMKCFSQEEAFPNSFNEDLTLKSSLLIDASDPTFNLTHQSLTLLTALDKHKVDFSYNGTVLEHLKHALHEFLKEVSEDGTHELNGSKFMEKPLRLYSTAKEANQEELVTNYGGCDTANRGQSKIENSTQKAPFFTVKKVTREKFIPCSPDLREKRQTASKPVSRSRHKRKSPGKEGEKTSLRYQTES; encoded by the exons ATGTCCAATCAACTCAAAACTCAGAAAATGGCCATGAAACGGTCAGCAAGTTACAATGGCTTTTCCTTTGGCTTTCCGTGTAGGAATGACGACCTAAAACTCAATGAAGTTGCTTTGGAAGGTACTTCGGCATTTTTCGGTGAGTGGAATGCTGTGAACCGCCATTGCCACAGTCTGATAAGATCACCAAATCACGTAGTGGATTGCCCAATATCAAACGGATTTGCACATGAATTTCATGGTTTAGAAAATCCCGATATTAGCTTAACTGAATTAAGTGATGCTTCTGGCGGGAGCGATTCGGTTTGGCAAGAAGAACTTCTCCGATTAAGACGACAGGAGGCGACATTTGAGAAAGACAGAGCGAAGCTTGATGAAGAGATAAAAACCCTTAGAATGAAACTGGAATTAGAGGAAGACTTACGACGAAACGATAAAGAATGTATGGATATTTTAAGAGGTCATATTTCTTCCTTGGAAGGAAAACTTCAATGTAGCGAGAAAAAGATTAGGGAATTGGAACATGAACGACAGCGTCTAGAAGTAAGTTCGGTGTTGACAACAACGTCAACTCGTGAATTTGCGCTTGTGAAAGCCCGTTTAGATGCCAGTAAAGCCACTATTCAAGCTCTGGAAACGGACCTTAAAGTCATAAAGGGGGAGAGATCACAGCTTCAGCGCCAAAGGAAGGAATCACAGGATCTTGTGATCAAGATGGAACATCAACTCAACAACGCCAATAAAGAACTTCAGCGTCGAGAAAATCGAATTAATGAACTTGTAGAGGAAAGAAGATCTTTAGAAGATTACCAGTTGAAGGCGAGAAGCCTTCAGCGAAAGGACCAAAAGTCCTCATATGCGTTGCAGACTCAAATTGTCAATCTTCAAGAAAAGCTGGAGATTTCCGAAAGGGCAAGCGAAGAACTTGGAAGGGAGAAAGTGAATTTGCTGGACAAGATCAAGCAACTTGAGAACACAGTTAAAGAATTACAAGGAAGCTATCGATCAAAACTCGAGCATGCTATAGAAAGACTGAAAACTATGAAATGTTTCTCCCAAGAGGAGGCTTTTCCGAATTCCTTTAATGAAGATTTGACACTGAAAAGTTCTCTGTTGATTGATGCAAGTGACCCCACCTTCAACCTCACACACCAGAGTTTAACATTGTTGACTGCCCTGGACAAACATAAAGTCGACTTCTCTTACAATGGGACAGTTTTAGAGCATCTCAAACATGCTTTGCATGAATTTCTGAAGGAGGTGTCAGAGGATGGCACCCATGAACTTAATGGGAGCAAATTTATGGAGAAGCCATTACGATTATATTCCACTGCCAAGGAAGCTAACCAGGAAGAACTGGTGACGAACTATGGAGGATGTGATACT GCCAATAGAGGTCAaagcaaaatagaaaatag CACACAAAAGGCGCCATTCTTCACGGTGAAGAAAGTCACCCGGGAGAAATTCATACCTTGCTCTCCTGACCTTAGGGAAAAGAGGCAGACTGCTTCAAAACCTGTTTCACGTTCAAGGCATAAAAGGAAGTCTCCAGGCAAGGAGGGCGAAAAAACATCATTGAGATACCAAACAGAAAGTTAA